TTCATCATAGTGAACGAGGTGTTTGTGGGGGCCGGTCTCATGGGTATCAACATAGTCCTGGGGCATCAGTCCGAGAGCGCCATTGCCGCCGTGGCCGTGTTCAGGGTGCTGGAGGGCTTTGTCATAGCCTTTTTCTCCGGGGTCTCCAACGCGGCCTCCGTGCTGGTGGGCAAATGCATAGGGGCGGGGGACCACGTGAACGCTTACAGAAGAGCGGTGCGCATGGTGCCTCTGTGCGCTGCCATGGTCCTCACTGCCCTCCTGATACTTATAGCCGTGCACAAGCCCCTGCTCCACGCCATGAGCCTGTCGGGAGAGGCCTACCGCATAGGCTGCGGCATGCTGTATATATACGCCGTGGCATCCCTTCTCAAGATGTGCAACTGGACCCAGAACGACACCTTCCGCAGCGCCGGGGAAACGGTGTACGGCACCACCATAGAGATACTCCTGATGTGGCTCCTGGAGCTGCCGGGAGTGTATCTGGCGGGCATGGTGTTCAAGCTGCCGGTCTTGTGGGTGTTTTTCTTCGTCTATTCCGGCGAGCCCATATGGTTCTGGCTTATGCAGAAGAGGCTCTATTCCGGCAGGTGGATCAAGCCGGTCACTCCTCAGGGCCGGCGGGCCATCAAAGCCTTCCGCCGGGCCCTTATCCACAAAGAGCTCTAATCCAGCTCCTCCGCCCCCGTGTAGAGCTGATAGTAGCGGCCCCTGAGGGCCAGGAGCTCCTCGTGGGTGCCCCTTTCTATGATCTCCCCGTGCTCCAGCACCATGATGGCGTCGGCGTTGCGCACCGTGGAGAGCCTGTGGGCTATCACAAAGGTGGTGCGGTCCTTCATCAGGCTGTCCATGCCCCTTTCTATATGCTTTTCCGTGCGGGTGTCCACGCTGGAGGTGGCTTCGTCCAGCACCAGCACCGGCGCCTTGGACAGGGCCGCCCGGGCTATGTTGAGCAGCTGTCTCTGGCCCTGGGACAGATTGACTCCGTCTCCCTCCAGCACAGTGTTGTAGCCCTCCGCAAGCCGTGTGATAAAGGAATGGGCGCTGGCCGACCTGGCAGCCTCTATGACCTCTTCGTCCGTGGCGTCCTGCCTGCCGTAGCGTATGTTTTCCATGACCGTCCCCGTGAAGAGATGGGTGTCCTGGAGCACCATGGCTATGTTTTTGCGCAGGAAGGCCCTGTCTATGCGGCGTATGTCGATGCCGTCCAGGGTGATGGAGCCCTGATGCACGTCGTAAAACCTGTTGAGCAGGTTGGTGACGGTGGTTTTCCCGGCGCCGGTGGAGCCCACGAAGGCTATTTTCTGCCCGGGCAGGGCCGTGAGGGATATGTTCTTCAGCACCAAACGGTCTTCCGTATAGCCGAAGCTCACCCGGTCCAGCTCCACGCTGCCCCTGATCTCCTGCTGCAGAGCCTCGCCCCGGCTGTCGGCGTCTTCGGGAGGCTCGTCCATGACGGCAAAGACCCTCTCGGCGCCGGCCAGGGCGGCGAATATGGTGGGCATCTGCTGGGTGATCATGTTGATGGGCATGGAAAAGGTGCGGGAATACTGGGCAAACACGGTGAGGGCCCCGGGGGTCAGAGCCCCGGCTATCATCATGAGGCCTCCCGCTCCCACGGTGACTCCGTAGCATATCTGCGAGGCGTTGCCCATGATGGGCCCCATGACGCCTCCCCAGAACTGGGCGTAGAACTGCTTGCCCTTCAGGTCGCTGTTCAGGAGGGCAAACTCATCCTTGCAGATGTCTTCGTGGCCGAAGACCTTGATCTCCTTTTGCCCCGTGATGGTCTCCTCTATATAGCCGTTCACCGAGCCCAGAGCGTCCTGCTGGTCCTTGTAATACCTGTGGGACTTTTGGCCTATGGCGCTGCCGCCGATGGCGTAGATGGGCAAAAACAGTATGGTCACCAGAGTGAGCACCCAGTTGGTGGTGAGCATGAACAAAAAGGTGCCCACCAGAGTGATGGACCCGGAGACTATGTTGATGAGGGCGCCGTTGAGCATCACGTCTATGTTGTCCACGTCGTTGGTAAAGCGGCTCATGAGCTCGCCGGTGGAATTGGTGTCATAATACCTGACGCCCAGGGTCTGCAGCTTGTTGAACAGGTCGCCTCTGATCTTTTCCACCGTGTCCTGAGTGACCTGCAGCATGAGCCTGTTCTGGAGATAGGTGCACAGGACTCCGATGAGATAGATGGCCAGCATCACTGCCAGAGCGGCGATGACGTAGGTGAGCACGTCGTGAAAACGGCCCTCCGGCGCCAGGCTCCCGAAGCAGTCCAGCTCCGCCAGACGGCTGATGCACCAGTCTATCCTCCTGCCCATGGCCGAGGCGGAGGGCTTGCCTGCGATCTTGTCCACTATGGGCGCCAGCAGATAGCCCCCCACCAGACCCGTCAGGGTGGTGGTCAGCATGAAAACGAACACCAGAAACAGCCTGAAAAAGCTGCCCTTCAGATAGCCGAGTATCCTGAGAAGGGACCTGTGGGTGTTCTTGGGCTTGCCCCCGCCCAGAATGGGGCCGGGGCCGTGACGGCGGGGCCCGCCGGGCTGTCTGCCGGGGCCCTTGCTCTTCCAGGAATAACGCTTTTGCAGCTCTTCAAGATTGCGCACGGCCATATCAGGACACCTCCGCAGCAGTCTGGGAATAGTATATTTCCTGATATTCCCGATTGGACCTGAGGAGCTCTTCGTGGCTGCCGGCGCCGGTGATCCTGCCTTCGTCCATGACCACTATCAGGTCGGCGTCCATCACCGAGCTGATGCGCTGAGCGATGATGATGGTGGTGGTGCCCGCCAGCTTGTCCGCAAAGGCTTTGCGTATGGCGGCCTCGGTGGCGGTGTCCACCGCCGAGGTGGAGTCGTCGAGTATCAGCACTTTGGGCTTTCTCAGCAGGGCTCTGGCGATACACAGCCTCTGCTTTTGGCCGCCGGACACGTTGGAGCCTCCCTGCTCGATGGGGCTCAGGTAGCCCTCCCGGAAGCCTGTGATGAAGCCGTGGGCCTGGGCGGCTTTTGCCGCCTCCTCCACTTCCTCGTCGGAGGCGTCCTCGGAGCCCCACAGCAGATTGTCCTTCACGGTGCCTGTGAACAGGGTGTTTTTCTGCAGCACCATGCTCACGCTCCTGCGGAGATTGTCCAGCGAATAGTCCCTGACGTTGACGCCGTCCAGCAACACCTCTCCGCTGTCGCAGTCATACAGCCGGGGGATAAGGGAGACCAGAGTGGTCTTGCCGCAGCCGGTGGAGCCTATGATGCCCACCCGGGCGCCGGCGGGAATGGTGAGGCTGACGTCAGAGAGCACCTCCTCCCGGTGATTTTTGTAATAGCGAAAGCTCACGTGGCGAAACTCTATCTCTCCCCGGTCTGCCAGCTTGTCCTTGCAGGCGGCGTCGGCGTCGGTGAGGTCCGGGGCTTCGTCCAGCACTTCTGTGATGCGCCGGGCGGAAGCGAAGGCCCTGGAGGAGGCCATCATGAGAAAGGTGACGAACATCAGGGAGGAGAGTATCTGGGTCACGTAGGTCACAAAGGCTGCCAGGTCGCCCACCTGCATGCCTCCCACTGTGCCCTGTTCCTGCAGCACTATGTTGCCGCCTATCCACAGCACGGCTATGATGGTCAGATTCATGACCACGGTCATCACCGCAGGCATCACTATCATGACTCCCACGGCGGAGAGGCAGGCTTCCTTCAGCCTGCGGTTGGCGCCGGCGAACTTGCGCTTCTCGTAGTCCTCCCGCACGAAGGATTTGACTACCCGCACGTTGGTGATATTTTCCTGGATGGCCGAGTTGAGCCGGTCCAGCTTTTCCTGCATGACGGAAAAGCGGGGAAAGCCTATCCTGATGAGGCTGAACACCGACACGAACAGCACGGGGATGGACACGAAGAACACCGCGGTCAGGGAGGGGCGTATGGCTATGGCCATGATGAGGGCCCCTATCATCATACCCGGCGCCCGGAGACCCATGCGCAGTATCATGCCGGTGAAGTTTTGCAGCTGGGTGACGTCGTTGGTCAGCCTGGTGATCAGGCTGCCGGTGGAGAACTTGTCTATGTTGGCAAAGGAAAAGCTCTGTATCTTGCCGTATATGTCTTCGCGGAGATCGGCTGCAAAGCCCACTGCGGCCTTGCTGCCGAACCAGGCGCCGCCTACGCCTCCCAGACCCATGAGCACCGCCGTCAGGGCCATAAGCCCCGTGTAGCGCAGGGTCTGCCCAGTGGTGAGAGTGCCCAGAGTGCCGCCGGTCACTATGAGGGACATCACCTTGGGCATGACCACCTCGCCTATGACCTCGGCGATCATACACAGGGGACCCAGGATAAAGGCGGGCAGATAGGGCCTGATATACTTATACCATCGTTTCATGTGTACCTCCGGCAAGCCCTGCGGACTGCGCTCCGCAGCGCGCGGGCCGTGCCATAATAAATATTATATATTATCCCCCGTTGTTTTGCAAGGGCCGGGGGGAGGGGCCCGCTTGAAGTTTTTGACGGTTTGTAGTATCATAGTGTAGTGGAATACGGACGACAGGTGCGATATGTTTGATACGGTGTACTCTATAGTGCTGATGGTGCTGCTGGGCTACGGCGCCAAGATGTTGGGGATCTTCAAAGAGAGCGATACCCCCATAGTGAACAACGTCATCCTCTACGTGTGCCTGCCCTGCTTCATAGCCCACTTCGTCATGAACTGCGCTCTGGACAGGGAGATGTTTATGACCCCTCTGGTGGCCATAGTCGTGGAGCTCATCCTGATATTCCTTTCCCTCCCGGTCTGCCGCCTCATGAAGCTGTCCCCCGCCAAGACTATTTCCGTGGTCATGACCGCCTGCTTTGCCAACACCGGCTTTGTGGGCTATCCGGTGATCAGCTCGTTTTTCTCAGACCCCAAAGCCATTCCCACCGCCGTCATCATAGACCAGTTCGGCATGTCCGTGCTGATGCTGTGCACCGCTCCCGTGCTGATGCGGGCGCTGCACAAGGAGGGGGGAGGCTTCAGGCCCGGGGACCTGATGGTGTTTTTCCGCCGGCCGGCCATTCCCGTGTTTTTGCTGTGCCTTTTGCTCCACGGGCTCAGACTGCCCACCTTTCTGGACTCCACTCTGGAGACGGTGGGCAAGGCGGTGGTGCCCCTGTCCATGCTGTCTATCGGCCTGAATCTCAGGATAGACCGCAAATTGCTGCTGGAAATGAGACCCCTCAGCGTGGTCATCATATTCAAATTCGTCTTTTCGCCCCTGCTGGTATATGCGGGAGTGCGTATGCTGGGGCTCAGCCAGCTCATAGGCAACGTGGCTGTGCTGCAGCTGGGGCTTTCCAGCGCGGTCATCGCAGGCATCATGGCCTCGGACAACGGCGGCGACAAGGCCTTTGCCAGCCAGTCGGTGTGCGTGACCACTCTCCTGAACGTGATCTACATACCCGTGTGCGCTTTTTTGCTGGGGATAGTGTGATGAAGGGACTCGTTCACGTCTATACAGGCTGCGGCAAGGGCAAGACCACCTGCTCTCTGGGGCTGGCCCTCAGGGCCCTGGGCTGGGGCAAAAGGGTGTGCATGGTGCAGTTTATCAAGGGCTGGGAGCATACTGGCGAGATGCAGTTTGCCAAAAAGTGCGACGGCTTTGACGTCATACAGACCAACGAGAGCCGGACCCTGAATATCACCAAAGACTTTGCCGAGGCGGCGGGCCCCGCCTGCCGGGAGGCTCTGGCAAAGGCCCGGGAGGTCATCCGGTCCGGCGCCTGGGACGTGGTGATACTGGACGAAGTGAACGGCGCTGTGGATATGGGCTTTGTCAGCCCCGCCGAGATCATAGAGCTGATAAAGGAGAAGCCCGAGGCAGAGGAGCTGATCCTCACAGGCCGCAACGCAAAGCCGGAGGTCATGGAGGCGGCGGATTACGTCACCGAGATGACCCTTGTGAAACACCCCTTTGACAAGGGGGTAAGCGCCAGGAGGGGCGTGGATTTTTGATGAACACATACCATATACTGACGGAATACATGGGGACTCTGTCCCCGGGAGCCGTGCTGTTTTCCGGCGGCATGGATTCGACTCTGGTGCTGTGGGCAGCCCGGGAGGTCTGGGGCAGGGCGGCCCTGGCTCTGACGTTCCACACTCCCACTCTCACAGACAGAGACCGCCGTTACGCCGAGAGCTTTTTGGCCAGATGCGGCGTCCGGTCGGAGACCATACCCATGGACAACCTGCAGGTGCCGGAGGTCAGGGCAAACCGCCGGGACAGATGCTATCACTGCAAAAAAGCCCTGCTGGCAAAGGCCCTGACTCTGGGCCTGCCGCTGTATGACGGCACCAACCGGGACGACGCCGGGATCTACCGGCCGGGGCTGCGGGCCAAGGAGGAAGCGGGAGTCATCTCGCCCCTGGCGGACTGCGGCTTAGGCAAGGAGGAGGTCCGGGAGTGCCTGAGGGAGCTGGGCCTGGGAGAATACGTCCGGGGGTCGGACTCGTGCCTCGCCACCAGATTTCCCTACGATCATCCCCTTTGCCATGAGAGCCTGGACCGGGTGCGGCGGGCGGAGGTGCTGGTCGCAAGCCTTTTGCCCCCCGGCGCCACGGTGCGCTGCAGGGTAAAGGACGGCTTCTTCTCGGTGGAGACCGACAAGCAGTATATACCTATATTGAAAAATGAAGAGACAGCCCTCGAAGCTCTGGGCGCATACGAGATATGCCAAGAAGGCTTCGTGTCGGGCAGACAGGACAAATAATATGGCTACCAAAACCGTGTTCGTGTGCCGGGACTGCGGCTACGAGAGCTCCCGCTGGATGGGCAAATGCCCTCAGTGCGGAGAGTGGAACACCATGGAGGAGGACGTGTCTCAGGTCAAAAAGAGCTCCTCTTCCACCGCCCCGGCAGCCGTGGGCGGCGCTCCCGAAAAGCTGTCGGAGGTGTCGGCTTCTCAGGGCCTGCGCAGCAGCACGGAGCTGGCGGAGCTGGACAGGACTCTGGGGGGCGGAGTGGTCCCCGGCAGCGTGATCCTCATAGGCGGCGACCCCGGCATAGGCAAGTCCACCATACTCATGCAGGCGGCCCAGGGGCTGTGCCGGCAGGGCAGGGTGCTGTATATATCCGGAGAGGAATCCCCGGGGCAGATCAAGATGCGGGCCGACCGTATGGGCATAAAAGGGGAGGACATATACCTCCTGTGCGAGACGGACGTCAATGCGGCTCTCGCCAGAGCGTCGGCTCTGAAGCCCGCTTTTATCATAGCCGACTCCATCCAGACCCTCACGGACGACAGCGTCAGCGGCTCCGGCGGCTCCGTGAGCCAGGTGCGCAACGCCTGCAGCCTGCTGACCCGGGTGGCCAAGACAGAGAACATCCCGGTGTTTCTGGTGGGCCACGTGACCAAGGAGGGCTCCATAGCGGGCCCCAAGGTGCTGGAGCATATGGTGGACACGGTGCTCTATTTTGAGGGCGAAAGGCTCAGCAACTACCGCATACTCCGGTGTGTGAAGAACCGCTTTGGCTCCACCGACGAGATAGGCATATTTGAAATGACCGGCGAGGGCCTCAGGGAGGTGACCAATCCCTCCGCCCTCTTTACCGGCGGCAGGGAGCACCGGGGCGGCTCGGCGGTGGTCCCCGTGCTGGAGGGCACCCGGACCATATTGGTGGAGGTGCAGGCGCTGGTCTCCAAGAGCTACCTGCCCAACCCCCGCCGCATGGCCTACGGCTTTGACCTGAACAGGCTCAGCATGATCATAGCAGTGCTGGAAAAAAAGGTGAATATCCCCTTTACAGCCAAGGACGTATGGGTCAACGTGGCCGGCGGCGTGCGCATCAGCGAAACTGCCGCCGACCTGGCAGTGGCCGCCGCATTGGTGAGCTCCAATCTGGATACCCCTCTGGACCCGGCCGCCGTGGCTCTGGGAGAAGTGGGGCTGGGAGGCGAGCTCCGGCAGGTGTCCTACGCGGACAAGCGATTGGCAGAGGCGGAGAGGCTGGGCTTTGAGACCTGCGTGATGCCCCGGCAGAGAGTGGCCTCCGGCCATATGACAGTCAGGCAGGCCGCTTCGCTGGGCGAAGCCGTGAACCGGCTGCTGAATACGGAGAAGTGATGAGAGAATTGTTGCGAAGCGAGATCACCGGCTGGAAATGGTGGGAGGTCCTGTGGCTGGCAGTGGGCGTGTCGGCGGTGACAGCCGCCTCGCTGCTCTTTCACAGCCCGGGCCTGCGCATATTCCAGGCGGTCTGCGGCGTGGTGTCGGTGATACTCATGGGCAAGGGCAAGCCTCTGGGCTTTGTGTTCGGAGCGGTGAACGCCCTGCTGTATTCATGGGTGTCCTGGCAGGTGCCCTATTACGGCGAAGTGGCCCTGAATATGCTCTACTACGTGCCCGCCAACGTCATAGGCTTTTTTACCTGGCGGCGCTATATGAACAGCGGTACTCTGGAGGTCATCAAGAAGAAGCTGCCCCCCGCAGGCGCTGTGGCCGTCTATGTGGGTACGGCGGCCGCCATAGTGGTGTTTGGCCTGGTCCTGAAGGCCATAAAGGGCAGCCTGCCCTTTGTGGACGCCACCAGCACCGTGGTGGCGGTGGTGGCCATGATACTGGGCATCAGGAGATATTCGGAGACCTGGTTTTTGTGGATCGGCTCCAATACCGTGTCCGTCATCATGTGGGTGTATCAGGTGAACAGGGGCGGCGAGATGGTGAATCTGCCTGTGGTCCTCATGTGGAGCGTGTTTACCGCAAACAGCGTGTTCAGCTGCATCAGGTGGTACAGGGAAGCCTCCCGGAAGTAAGAAAAAAAAGGCAGTCCTGCGGGACTGCCTTTTTTTGCGTTTCGGGGGCGTGACGCCAAAAGGACAGGGTCGGAGACAATGTCTCCGACCCGGTATTTGCAGTCAGCTGTGTCAGAGCTTTTTGGCCAGCATCAGCTTGGTGTTGTCCTCGCCGCCGTTGGCCAGATACAGGAGAGGCATAGGCCTGTCCACTCCTTCGATGTAGGAGGGGCGGGCGTTCCAGGCCTGCTGGCTGAGCACGTTGCAGAGGTCCATCCAGTATTCCAGCACCGCGGGCTTGAGGCCCTCTATCATGTGGATATGGTTGGCGGGCGGGAAGTGCTTGTATTCGTTCATGGTGGCGTATTTGGGCGTCAGGAAGGTGTGAGGCCAGGTGGGGTCCGTCAGGTCCGCAAATTCCTTGCGCATATCTGCAGGTATGTCCGCCGTCTCGGCTTCGTCCCAGCTCATGGAGAAGAGGCCGCTGATCTCAGAATACATCATCCTGCCGGCTATGCCCTTTATGCCGCCGGGGGAATGGAAGCAGGCGGAGTTGCCGCCGCCGATAAAGTAGGCGGGGTCTGCCAGAGGGAAGGTGACGTTCTTCATGAGGGCGTCCACGCTGTCGCCGGGCATGCCGGCCCAGTCAAAGGCTGCGGAGCCGGAGTTGTTGCCGTCCACGAAGCCCTTGCCGGCCCACAGAGCGTTCTCGTCGATGGAGATGCCTTTTTCCGCTGCCAGAGCCTTGATCTCGTCGGGCTCCCACACCTTGCGGAAGTCCATGAAGAGAGGAGCCTTGCCTGCGGTGAGGCAGGAGAAGATGAGCATGGTGAGCATGCCCTGCATGTCCGCTTCGGTGGCGAAGGGGATGGGGGCCTTTTTGCCCTGATGGTCAAAGGTGGAGTTGAAGAAGCACTCGGCTATGTCGGGAGTGGCCATGCCGATGCCCCGCTTGTCGGAGCCCCATTCCAGCTGGTTCATAAAGCCGCCGCCTATGGCGTTCAGGTCCTTGAGGAAGTCTCTGAGCACCAGATACATGGCGCAGGACTCTTCGAACTTGGCTTCGTCGTCCGCATTGTTCAGCTGGACGCCGCCGCTCTTGGCCTTGAGCCAGGAGGCCAGCTCCTTCTGCTCCTTCTTGCAGTAGGCTTCCTTGCGCATCAGGTCGCTGATGAGCTTCATATCCACCCGGGCAAATTCCAGACCGAACTGCTTGCGCACGGGGATGATGTGGGCCATGGCGGTCTCCATACCCATGGAGTCGTGGCCTATGACGGCTACCCGCTTGCCCTTCAGATACTGCTTGGTGACGGCGGCGTGGCACCAGTCCACCAGTCTGTCAATGGTGTCGGGCTTGACCTTGGGGAACATGCCCCGGTCCTCCCAGGTGCCCACGTTCATGTGGATGAGCCTGTACTGGCTGACGGCGCCGGCGGTGGCCTGGGCATACACCACGCCCGGCTTGGGGCCCGCGTTGCCGCAGGTCAGGTTGATGGGAGTATCCTTGGGGAAGTGGGCCATCAGGGAAATGGTGGTCAGCTGGGGGAAGGACCAGGTGTCGGGCACTCCCACCAGAATGTTCACTCCGGCCTCCTTGAAGGCGGCGGCCACTATGTCGGCGGTCTTTTCGCCGTCCACCAGAGTGCGGGAATAGACCACCTGGCAGGGCTCGCCGGTAGGGAGCAGCACTCTGCCTTCGATGGAGTCGGCAATGATCTTGACTATATTGCGGCACCTGTCTCTGACGGTCTCGTCGAGACGGGGGTCGCCGGGGGCAAATACGCCTATGACCGGGTTGTTGGCGCGGTGTGAGTCTGCTAATTCGATAGCGGGCATGTTTAATCTCCTTGTACTTTGTTATGATCTATCTTGATGGCGATAGTGATATACAGATCTTTTTCCTTGGCATCCGCCACGGTGATAGGCTGTCCGTGAGGCATCAGGATGCCGGTGATATAGTAGTTTTCCTGAGCCTTCAGCACCTGTCCCTTTTGGATGTCAAAGGTGAAAAAGGCCGTGTAGGACACGTCTGCCGTGCCCTCATAATCTCTGAAGGTCAGAGCGAATCTGGAGCCCAGCTCCTTTTTCTGCCGGTCCAGGCTGTCCATGGTGAGCACGCCCTTGCCGGTGTCCGGCTTTTGGGAGGCCGCCGAGATGGAGGCCACTCCGTCCCTGACGCTGACCAGGGTGCACACGGTCTTCAGGACGGTGCCGGAAAAGGGATTGATCACCTGTCCGGTCCATCTGGAGGCTGCAGCCTGCTGCCTGAAGTCTCCGCTGCCTCTGGCCAGCGAGGCGAGAGGCGTCACCGGGCCGTCGGGAAGGCTCAGCTGGGGCACCGTGGCCGCCTCGGACATGTTGTCGCCTATGAACAGCTTGTCCTTTGCGGGCAGGAGCCGCATCCCCCGGGGCGTCAGCTCAAAGGGGATGGAAGCGCGCCTGACGGCAGACTGTGACAGGGCGCTGCCCCTGGGGCCTTCGGTCTCTGCCAGCAGCTCGCTGCCGGAGGGAGTGACTGACGAGTCGTAGATGAGCCTGGAGACGGCCTTGGAGCTGCCCGCGTCCGTGGTGATGTCAAAGGTGATGACGCTCCGGACGGCGGCGGGAGCCTGCAGGACCAGAAGGGTGTCAGTCTGGGCCCGGCAGGCCGGGCAGCACAGCAGAGCCCAAAGGACCGCAAGGACCGGAAGGGCCTTCATCATATGATTTCCAGATAGTCCTTGTCGGGCAGGGCCGGGAAGGGGGCCGTGGGCAGTGTCTGGTACCAGTAGGCCACAGAGGCTATGTCGTCCTGGTTGGGCAGGTATCTGCCGCCCGAGCGCCAGCCCAGAGCCTGGATGGTGACCCTGATATCCTGCTCAAAGCGTATGGGATCCATGATGTGCCACCTGTACAGTGAAAATCTCTGCTGGCTCTGATAGGTGCCGTCCGGGCGCACCACGTGGGGCATGCCGGAATAGGGAGAGGCAAACTCGGTGTAGCTGCCGCCTATGTCAAAGTTGTAGCTGCCGCAGAAATAGTCCTCTGTGCCGGTGCCGCAGATGGTGGGATAGTCGGTGTCGCCGTCATAGTAGAATTTGATCTCGCCTTCGCCCCACCAGCCCGTGTTGTTGACCTGCCAGGCCATATAGGTGCCCACGTAGTGGCCCCGGCCTTTGACTCCGTCAAGTATGGTGTACACGCTCTTGTAGGGCAGGGGATTGGTCCGGCGGAACTGGGCGTGAAAATAGGCGCAGTCCTCAGGTATCTCCGTCAGGGTGTAGTCTATCTGATAATACAGCACGAAGTTGTCCGGAGACAGATTTTCCATGGTGATGCGGCAGCGCTTGCGGAAGGGCATCTCAAAATAGCAGTTCATGCCGCTGCGGGGATTCAGACACATGGCCAGGGATCCAAAGGGCTTGGCGTCGGGCCAGCCGGCGGCAAAGAAGTCCGACATGGGGCACTCCACCGAAGGCTGCGTCTGGTCGTCCCAGTATATGCGCAGTATCTGCCAGCGGCTGACGCCGCCGGGGGTCATCCAGATGTGCTGGATGGCGCCGGGACCCTCTATATCTGCCAGCTCTCTCGTCTCCCCGGGCTTGATAAAAATGGATGGGGATATCTTCCAGCCGGGCCCCAGCTCTCTGGCGCAGCCGGCTCCGGTGCCCTCAGTGGCTCTGGCGCCGCCTCCCTTGGCTCCGTCGAAATTCTCGGCGGATATGGAGCGGGTGCGGGCGTCGGACAATCGGGACAGATTGCCCATATTCATTCCCAGTCCGTTAAACATAGGTGTACCTCGCAAGTTCGTAGTTAATATTATTATATCATCAAACAGCCCGGCGTTCAACACCGCCGGAGGGTTTATTTGGTGTCGCCGTAAATATTGTCTTTGATGATGACCCGCTTGCCCTTCTTTTTGTTCACCGGCTTTTTCTGTGTCCACAGAGTGTTCTGGGCAAAGATGCAGGAATTGGCTGTCTTTTCTATGACGATGGGTATGGGGTCCAGAAACACGTTGCAGTAGAATATGCTGTCTGTGACCGTGAGCTGGCCTTCCTCCTGGCGGAAATAGGCTGCTGTCTGAGTCGCGCCGTTGATGGCGTAGAAGTGGCAGCTGTCAAAGACCACGGCTCCCTTGCATTTGACCAGTATGGTCTCCTCCTCAAAGGGCTCCTTGACTATCTGGCAGCCGAAAAAGCCGCAGTTCGAAAACTTGATGGGGCCGTAGTTCTTCTCGTCTATCAGTATCCTGCCGAACATCTGGGAGTTGGTAAAGGACACGCCGCTGTGCCCCTGGGTCTCCTCTATGTGCAGGGCCATGTCGCAGCCGTCCGCTCCGGACTGGCTGCAGAGAAAATTGCCCGGTCCGTCGGGAGCGGAGGTCTTGAAGTGAAAGCCCTTCCAGTAGGAGATGCAGAAGCAGTTGGACACGTATTCCCAGTCGCCTCTGGAGAATATAAAGGCGGTGCCGTGCTTGAGGGTCCAGTCGGTGAGGGGGGCTGTGTCCTGTCCTTCCCGCTGCACGTGGGCGGTCCAGAAGGGCCACAGGTGCACGTTTTCCAGCCTGCCTATGTCATAGCACTTGTCCACGAAAATGCCCTTGTAGATGGCCTGGGCGTAAAAGTTGCGGATGAGGTGCCTGCCTGCCGGGTCGGAGCCGAAGTCTATGGCCTGATAGGGATTGACGAAGAGGCAGTCCAGCACGGCTATGTTGTCTCCGATGCCCGCCACCGTCCAGG
Above is a window of Abditibacteriota bacterium DNA encoding:
- a CDS encoding ABC transporter ATP-binding protein; its protein translation is MAVRNLEELQKRYSWKSKGPGRQPGGPRRHGPGPILGGGKPKNTHRSLLRILGYLKGSFFRLFLVFVFMLTTTLTGLVGGYLLAPIVDKIAGKPSASAMGRRIDWCISRLAELDCFGSLAPEGRFHDVLTYVIAALAVMLAIYLIGVLCTYLQNRLMLQVTQDTVEKIRGDLFNKLQTLGVRYYDTNSTGELMSRFTNDVDNIDVMLNGALINIVSGSITLVGTFLFMLTTNWVLTLVTILFLPIYAIGGSAIGQKSHRYYKDQQDALGSVNGYIEETITGQKEIKVFGHEDICKDEFALLNSDLKGKQFYAQFWGGVMGPIMGNASQICYGVTVGAGGLMMIAGALTPGALTVFAQYSRTFSMPINMITQQMPTIFAALAGAERVFAVMDEPPEDADSRGEALQQEIRGSVELDRVSFGYTEDRLVLKNISLTALPGQKIAFVGSTGAGKTTVTNLLNRFYDVHQGSITLDGIDIRRIDRAFLRKNIAMVLQDTHLFTGTVMENIRYGRQDATDEEVIEAARSASAHSFITRLAEGYNTVLEGDGVNLSQGQRQLLNIARAALSKAPVLVLDEATSSVDTRTEKHIERGMDSLMKDRTTFVIAHRLSTVRNADAIMVLEHGEIIERGTHEELLALRGRYYQLYTGAEELD
- a CDS encoding ABC transporter ATP-binding protein, whose protein sequence is MKRWYKYIRPYLPAFILGPLCMIAEVIGEVVMPKVMSLIVTGGTLGTLTTGQTLRYTGLMALTAVLMGLGGVGGAWFGSKAAVGFAADLREDIYGKIQSFSFANIDKFSTGSLITRLTNDVTQLQNFTGMILRMGLRAPGMMIGALIMAIAIRPSLTAVFFVSIPVLFVSVFSLIRIGFPRFSVMQEKLDRLNSAIQENITNVRVVKSFVREDYEKRKFAGANRRLKEACLSAVGVMIVMPAVMTVVMNLTIIAVLWIGGNIVLQEQGTVGGMQVGDLAAFVTYVTQILSSLMFVTFLMMASSRAFASARRITEVLDEAPDLTDADAACKDKLADRGEIEFRHVSFRYYKNHREEVLSDVSLTIPAGARVGIIGSTGCGKTTLVSLIPRLYDCDSGEVLLDGVNVRDYSLDNLRRSVSMVLQKNTLFTGTVKDNLLWGSEDASDEEVEEAAKAAQAHGFITGFREGYLSPIEQGGSNVSGGQKQRLCIARALLRKPKVLILDDSTSAVDTATEAAIRKAFADKLAGTTTIIIAQRISSVMDADLIVVMDEGRITGAGSHEELLRSNREYQEIYYSQTAAEVS
- a CDS encoding AEC family transporter, translating into MFDTVYSIVLMVLLGYGAKMLGIFKESDTPIVNNVILYVCLPCFIAHFVMNCALDREMFMTPLVAIVVELILIFLSLPVCRLMKLSPAKTISVVMTACFANTGFVGYPVISSFFSDPKAIPTAVIIDQFGMSVLMLCTAPVLMRALHKEGGGFRPGDLMVFFRRPAIPVFLLCLLLHGLRLPTFLDSTLETVGKAVVPLSMLSIGLNLRIDRKLLLEMRPLSVVIIFKFVFSPLLVYAGVRMLGLSQLIGNVAVLQLGLSSAVIAGIMASDNGGDKAFASQSVCVTTLLNVIYIPVCAFLLGIV
- the cobO gene encoding cob(I)yrinic acid a,c-diamide adenosyltransferase is translated as MKGLVHVYTGCGKGKTTCSLGLALRALGWGKRVCMVQFIKGWEHTGEMQFAKKCDGFDVIQTNESRTLNITKDFAEAAGPACREALAKAREVIRSGAWDVVILDEVNGAVDMGFVSPAEIIELIKEKPEAEELILTGRNAKPEVMEAADYVTEMTLVKHPFDKGVSARRGVDF
- a CDS encoding TIGR00268 family protein — encoded protein: MNTYHILTEYMGTLSPGAVLFSGGMDSTLVLWAAREVWGRAALALTFHTPTLTDRDRRYAESFLARCGVRSETIPMDNLQVPEVRANRRDRCYHCKKALLAKALTLGLPLYDGTNRDDAGIYRPGLRAKEEAGVISPLADCGLGKEEVRECLRELGLGEYVRGSDSCLATRFPYDHPLCHESLDRVRRAEVLVASLLPPGATVRCRVKDGFFSVETDKQYIPILKNEETALEALGAYEICQEGFVSGRQDK